A genomic window from Rattus norvegicus strain BN/NHsdMcwi chromosome 9, GRCr8, whole genome shotgun sequence includes:
- the Ppp1r14bl gene encoding Protein phosphatase 1 regulatory subunit 14B-like, whose amino-acid sequence MSDSDPAGGPALADPGPGASTGHRVYFQSSPETIGETPGSDNKPDEDEPVRRPGKTVVKYNRKELRKRLKLDEWILEQLTGLYDCKEEEIPELEIDVDELLDMESDDTRAARVKELLVDCYKPTETFINDLLDKIRGMQKLTIPLKN is encoded by the coding sequence ATGTCGGACAGCGACCCCGCAGGGGGCCCAGCGTTGGCTGACCCTGGGCCTGGTGCCAGTACAGGGCACCGAGTCTATTTCCAGAGTTCCCCTGAGACCATAGGCGAAACCCCTGGCTCGGACAACAAACCGGATGAAGATGAGCCAGTGAGACGGCCAGGGAAGACCGTCGTGAAGTATAACCGCAAGGAGCTAAGGAAGCGCCTCAAACTGGACGAGTGGATCTTAGAACAGCTCACGGGTCTCTACGACTGCAAGGAAGAGGAAATCCCAGAGCTCGAGATAGATGTGGATGAACTCTTGGACATGGAAAGCGACGATACCCGGGCTGCTAGAGTCAAGGAGCTGTTAGTTGACTGTTACAAACCCACCGAGACCTTTATTAATGACCTGCTAGACAAGATCCGGGGCATGCAGAAGCTGACCATACCCCTGAAGAACTAA